A stretch of DNA from Gemmatimonadota bacterium:
CGACGTCCTCGTAGTCGTAATCGACCGTGTAGTCGATCGGCTGGCCGTCGCGGTCGATTATGTCGGGCAGGCCCGCGGTGTGGAGCAGGAGCTGGCGCACGGTGAGGCCGGCCAGGTGCTCGGGCAGGCCGGGCAGGTGCGCGCCGACCAGGTCGTCGAACGACAGCGCGCCGTCGGCCTGGAGCGCGTAGCCCAGCACCTTCATGAACTCCTTGGTGATGGAGCCGATGAGGAACACGTGCTCGGGCGTCATGGGCGTCGTCAACGCGCAGTCGGCGTGCCCCAGCCCGCGCTCGTAGACCGGTTCGCCCGCGATCCACAGCGCCACCACCCCGGCCATGCCCTCGGCCTCGAGCTCGTCCAGGCGCGCGTCGAGGGCGGCGATCATGGTGGTGAC
This window harbors:
- a CDS encoding serine hydrolase domain-containing protein, whose amino-acid sequence is MPNSRRSPASVLFLAVAAILPAACAQADAPPDEAAALADAHPQDTLTTRVTTMIAALDARLDELEAEGMAGVVALWIAGEPVYERGLGHADCALTTPMTPEHVFLIGSITKEFMKVLGYALQADGALSFDDLVGAHLPGLPEHLAGLTVRQLLLHTAGLPDIIDRDGQPIDYTVDYDYEDV